The Glycine soja cultivar W05 chromosome 6, ASM419377v2, whole genome shotgun sequence genome has a window encoding:
- the LOC114415063 gene encoding uncharacterized protein LOC114415063, with protein MQPQQSSRIDLGELRAQIVKKLGADKSKRYFYYLNRFLSQKLSKSEFDKLCFRVLGRENLPLHNHFIKSILKNACQAKTPPPIHPPGPLKSGEHASDISPGREDGHEHSVASFQNQNQKAPIWSNGFLPASPKVRSGVRERKLRDRPSPLGPNGKVDSVSHQSMGSEDSGSKVDMENGIRTPCDCQRPIQHLQAVAELPENERGDAVRRPTEKPRIRGKGPAEMSIVEDGEEVDQLSRLGFSRSPLIAPLGIPYCSASVGGARKTLPVSSAGDFDNCCDSGRLSDTNTLQRRMEQIAAVQGLGAVSMECANMLNSMLDVYLKRLIRSCVELVGARSTNELRMPPAPKQQMQGKVINGMWPNNHLHVQCADGSAEGVPEHRPPCSVFLHDFKVAMELNPRQLGEDWPLLMEKISMQSFEE; from the coding sequence ATGCAACCCCAGCAGAGCTCAAGAATTGATTTGGGTGAATTGAGAGCACAGATTGTAAAGAAGCTTGGAGCGGATAAGTCGAAGCGGTACTTTTATTACTTGAACAGGTTTTTGAGTCAGAAGCTGAGCAAGTCCGAGTTTGATAAGTTATGTTTTCGAGTGCTTGGGAGGGAGAATCTTCCATTGCACAATCATTTTATAAAGTCAATTTTGAAGAATGCATGCCAAGCCAAGACCCCACCACCAATCCATCCGCCAGGTCCCCTGAAGTCCGGAGAACATGCTTCAGACATATCTCCTGGCAGAGAAGATGGGCATGAACACAGTGTTGCCAGCTtccaaaatcagaatcagaaagcACCCATTTGGTCAAATGGGTTTTTGCCGGCATCCCCCAAGGTTAGGTCTGGAGTACGTGAACGGAAGCTGAGAGATAGACCAAGCCCTCTTGGACCAAATGGGAAGGTTGATTCTGTTTCTCACCAATCCATGGGTTCAGAAGACTCTGGTAGTAAGGTTGACATGGAGAATGGAATTCGTACTCCATGTGATTGTCAGAGACCAATACAGCATCTTCAAGCTGTTGCGGAGCTACCTGAGAATGAAAGGGGAGATGCTGTTCGGAGACCTACAGAAAAACCAAGAATACGCGGGAAAGGGCCAGCTGAAATGTCAATTGTTGAAGACGGGGAAGAAGTGGATCAGTTAAGTCGCCTGGGTTTCTCTAGAAGTCCCTTGATAGCACCTCTTGGAATTCCTTACTGCTCAGCAAGTGTAGGGGGAGCCCGCAAAACATTGCCAGTGAGTAGTGCTGGTGATTTTGATAATTGTTGTGACAGTGGTAGGTTGTCTGATACAAATACACTGCAGAGGCGCATGGAGCAGATTGCTGCAGTACAAGGTCTTGGAGCTGTTTCTATGGAATGTGCAAATATGTTGAATAGTATGTTGGATGTGTACTTGAAACGGTTGATCAGGTCTTGTGTTGAATTAGTTGGAGCTAGGTCTACAAATGAGCTGAGGATGCCCCCTGCCCCCAAACAGCAGATGCAGGGTAAGGTCATCAACGGCATGTGGCCAAATAATCATTTACACGTACAGTGTGCTGATGGGTCAGCAGAAGGTGTGCCTGAACACAGACCACCATGCTCAGTTTTTTTGCATGATTTTAAAGTTGCCATGGAGCTAAATCCACGGCAACTTGGAGAAGATTGGCCTTTGCTGATGGAGAAAATATCCATGCAATCGTTTGAGGAATAA
- the LOC114415066 gene encoding E3 ubiquitin-protein ligase MBR2-like — protein sequence MDGYSGKRAIDGVVVPRKGMGLAFRDTANARDRNGQVCSRITCSSRVNTPKGTQIGSCEKGKSLKPSIQSSSAGKEAIGSSSRTCSKTSSPGKPPVKPRKSPSSQLETDSSETSSVQDDSEASKLTSPPQKSQTGGQAELENTVSGNVMMEVGSSSIVSNTRSRRNFHPNSGLRGQEIKSSGSVTRAGTSRYGLRNLKCNTISDVIPAGCSPSDSTLNRRKDVIKKRNCEGEGSSTTRGKKMSGSSLEARNSGPRNGISISDTRISRNTQRDRSDSNMAPVRTRKLISGHTRGRLSSQGNANPVPPNESLVMIPSLPRSGGLNIPGVSRHTSVDSPLSCPSSHSRPGTGNEELYGVMPVSPSEFGLTHSLMNLDSFRRRYNIDSIAEVLVALERIEQDVELTHEQIRLLESNLFLTGLNLYDPHRDMRLDIDNMSYEQLLALEERMGTVSTALTEETLSECLKKSVYQSSPSDNEAESCNEPKDDTKCSICQEEYVAAEEVGSLQCEHMYHVACIQQWLQLKNWCPICKASVAQSNSSPS from the exons ATGGATGGATATTCTGGTAAAAGAGCCATTGATGGGGTGGTAGTCCCTAGAAAGGGGATGGGCCTTGCATTTAGAGATACTGCTAATGCTAGAGATCGAAATGGTCAGGTGTGCAGCCGCATTACTTGCAGCAGCAGAGTCAATACTCCTAAAGGCACTCAAATTGGTTCTTGTGAAAAAGGTAAATCTTTGAAACCTTCAATCCAATCTTCTTCAGCTGGCAAGGAAGCAATTGGAAGCTCCTCTAGAACATGTTCCAAGACTAGTAGCCCTGGAAAACCACCTGTAAAGCCTCGGAAATCACCATCATCTCAGTTAGAGACAGATTCATCTGAAACTAGTAGTGTACAGGATGATTCAGAAGCTTCAAAACTCACCTCTCCCCCTCAAAAAAGTCAGACAGGGGGTCAAGCTGAATTGGAAAATACAGTGTCTGGTAATGTAATGATGGAGGTAGGAAGCTCTAGTATAGTATCCAATACAAGATCTCGGAGGAATTTTCATCCAAATTCTGGATTACGTGGCCAAGAAATTAAAAGCTCTGGTTCAGTGACTCGTGCTGGTACCAGTAGGTATGGATTGAGGAACCTCAAATGCAATACTATTTCTGATGTCATCCCTGCTGGTTGTTCACCTTCAGATTCAACCCTTAACAGAAGGAAGGATGtcataaaaaagagaaattgtGAAGGGGAAGGTAGTTCCACTACTAGAGGGAAGAAAATGAGCGGGTCTTCATTAGAAGCACGGAATTCTGGCCCCAGAAATGGCATATCTATCTCTGATACAAGAATATCTAGGAATACTCAAAGGGACAGGTCAGACAGCAACATGGCACCAGTTAGAACTCGAAAATTGATTAGTGGTCATACCAGGGGAAGGCTTTCTAGCCAAGGAAATGCTAATCCTGTGCCACCTAATGAGTCCCTTGTCATGATACCTTCTTTGCCTCGTTCTGGTGGTCTTAATATTCCTGGTGTATCACGTCATACTTCTGTAGATAGTCCCTTAAGTTGTCCTAGCTCTCATAGCAGACCAGGTACTGGCAATGAGGAGTTATACGGTGTTATGCCTGTGTCTCCTTCAGAATTTGGCCTCACTCATTCTCTAATGAATCTGGATAGCTTTCGACGACGTTACAACATTGATAGTATTGCAGAG gtATTGGTGGCACTTGAGAGGATTGAACAAGATGTTGAGCTAACACATGAG CAAATTCGTTTACTGGAATCCAACTTGTTCCTTACTGGACTGAACTTGTATGATCCACATAGAGACATGCGATTGGACATTGATAACATGTCATATGAG CAATTGCTGGCTTTGGAAGAGAGGATGGGTACTGTGAGCACAGCTCTAACAGAGGAAACACTATCAGAATGCCTAAAGAAAAGTGTCTACCAGTCCTCACCCTCTGACAATGAAGCTGAGAGTTGCAATGAACCTAAGGATGATACAAAATGCAGCATTTGCCAG GAGGAATATGTGGCTGCAGAAGAAGTGGGGAGTTTGCAATGCGAGCACATGTATCATGTGGCTTGCATACAGCAGTGGCTACAGCTAAAGAACTGGTGCCCTATTTGCAAAGCATCAGTGGCACAGTCAAATTCATCACCATCCTAA
- the LOC114414204 gene encoding uncharacterized protein At1g10890-like, with product MATKAKETSVAGKEKKAQSSNSPMTSTKKIPTKASTTSSTNKATSSPSEKQVPNYLKPTISSLLDSHSSFKLPRNDAPTKPTLNRRRSLDPSSSSRLQKHAHTPSLSRQNKALVSPGPRERTLQLRSSSVPIKTTNNPSKPIPERLSKTPKEGRIQPLSAKKSNNNASTSTSKKVISNDASANSTNFSKSSGTTAEAEEAINEEKFGEVKNVENHEEEPSQVVGSEHEHDREQHGRKLDESDQPHVQDDDEKDIPTVPEEKKDENTNQDECNINEIHPEIDHSTTEEVEAKEEEQEQEREESGVVVQEDHKSEPNNEEEVVEERERVEEVTSEEVKELREGQNEDEQVESEFKEEKVESPKPKQVEEGGGVQEKKEAQSPVSNDVIEEDARKQLEARRNKVRALAGAFQNVIDHQKTK from the coding sequence ATGGcaacaaaagcaaaagaaaCTAGTGTGGCTGGGAAGGAGAAGAAGGCTCAATCTTCAAATTCTCCCATGACAAGCACCAAAAAGATCCCAACCAAGGCATCAACAACAAGCTCTACAAACAAGGCCACCTCAAGCCCATCAGAGAAACAAGTCCCTAACTATCTCAAGCCCACAATCAGCTCACTCCTTGATTCTCACTCCTCCTTCAAGCTCCCTAGGAATGATGCTCCCACCAAGCCCACTCTAAATAGAAGAAGATCTCTTGatccatcatcatcttcaaggTTACAGAAACACGCACACACACCCTCTCTTTCAAGACAAAACAAGGCCCTTGTGTCCCCTGGCCCACGTGAAAGAACCCTACAACTTCGATCTTCGAGTGTTCCTATTAAAACTACTAATAACCCTTCAAAACCCATTCCGGAGAGGCTCTCAAAGACCCCAAAGGAAGGGAGAATACAACCACTGAGTGCCAAGAAGAGCAACAACAACGCTTCTACTTCAACTAGTAAGAAGGTAATAAGTAACGATGCTTCTGCTAACTCAACCAACTTTTCAAAGAGTAGTGGTACTACTGCAGAAGCTGAAGAAGCTATAAATGAAGAAAAGTTTGGAGAAGTGAAAAATGTGGAGAATCATGAAGAAGAACCAAGTCAAGTAGTTGGCTCTGAACATGAACATGATCGTGAACAACATGGCCGAAAGCTCGATGAGTCTGATCAACCTCATGTTCAGGATGATGATGAGAAGGACATTCCTACAGTgccagaagaaaaaaaggatgagaataCAAACCAAGATGAGTGCAACATTAACGAAATTCATCCAGAAATTGATCATTCAACAACTGAAGAAGTTGAAGCGAAAGAAGaggaacaagaacaagaaagagaagaaagtggGGTTGTAGTACAAGAAGATCACAAAAGTGAGCCCAACAATGAGGAAGAGGTAGTGGAAGAGAGGGAAAGAGTTGAAGAAGTAACAAGTGAAGAGGTTAAAGAGTTGAGGGAAGGACAAAATGAAGATGAACAAGTAGAGAGTgaatttaaagaagaaaaggtTGAGTCACCAAAGCCAAAGCAAGTAGAAGAAGGTGGTGGGGTGCAAGAGAAGAAAGAGGCTCAGTCTCCAGTATCCAATGATGTGATCGAAGAGGATGCAAGGAAGCAATTGGAAGCGAGGAGGAATAAAGTTAGAGCATTGGCTGGTGCATTTCAGAATGTCATTGACCATCAAAAAACCAAGTGA
- the LOC114415067 gene encoding F-box protein AFR-like codes for MINTFVLAITTHSSHLLLLLQIIIFIKTFLPEFSLGLFLNPNTKFTIFRAMAVVGGEKEKEELIPGLPYEIAELCLLHVPYPYQALSRSVSSTWNRAITHPSFIYSKKTLSHPHLFVLAFHSQTGKIQWQALDPSSGRWFVLPQMPLPENTSSTAFASAALPRQGKLFVIAGGGEGSDTLVYRAATNQWALAAPTPGGRRRGFFAAEGVEGKIVAVGSGGTDIYDPESDTWREGKTLGGELERYEVVAAGGKVYVSEGWWWPFMLSPRGWVYETERDTWREMGSGMREGWSGVSVAVGGRVFVIAEYGDAPVKVYDEEFDTWRYVKGGRFPRDVIKRPFCATGLEDRIYVASLDLNVAIGKIKVGVNSNNEQVSVTWEVVEAPRAFREFSPSSCQMLYA; via the coding sequence ATGATTAACACTTTTGTGTTGGCCATCACCACTCATTCATCCCATCTACTACTCCTACtccaaataattatatttataaagacCTTCCTTCCCGAGTTTTCTCTTGGATTATTTCTGAACCCCAACACAAAATTCACTATCTTTAGAGCCATGGCGGTTGTGGGAGGCGAAAAGGAGAAAGAGGAGCTTATTCCCGGGTTACCCTACGAAATTGCAGAGCTATGCCTTCTTCACGTTCCGTATCCGTACCAGGCACTGTCACGCTCTGTTTCGTCCACGTGGAACAGAGCAATAACGCACCCTTCCTTTATTTACTCCAAGAAGACCCTCTCCCACCCTCATCTCTTCGTACTAGCGTTTCATTCACAAACCGGGAAAATTCAGTGGCAGGCTTTGGACCCTTCCTCGGGGCGCTGGTTCGTTTTACCGCAAATGCCCTTGCCGGAAAACACTTCCTCCACGGCGTTCGCGAGCGCGGCGCTGCCGCGCCAGGGGAAGCTCTTTGTCATAGCCGGCGGCGGCGAAGGTTCCGACACCCTCGTCTACCGCGCCGCCACGAACCAGTGGGCACTGGCGGCGCCCACGCCGGGTGGGAGGAGGAGGGGCTTCTTCGCGGCGGAGGGAGTGGAGGGAAAGATCGTGGCCGTTGGGAGCGGCGGCACGGACATCTACGATCCGGAAAGCGACACGTGGCGGGAGGGGAAGACGCTGGGAGGGGAGCTGGAGAGGTACGAGGTTGTGGCGGCGGGGGGGAAGGTTTACGTGAGCGAGGGGTGGTGGTGGCCGTTCATGTTGAGTCCACGGGGATGGGTGTACGAAACGGAGAGGGACACGTGGCGGGAGATGGGGAGCGGAATGAGGGAGGGATGGAGCGGGGTGAGTGTGGCGGTCGGGGGAAGGGTTTTCGTGATCGCGGAGTACGGGGACGCACCGGTGAAGGTCTACGACGAGGAGTTCGACACGTGGCGCTACGTGAAAGGGGGGAGGTTTCCCAGGGACGTTATAAAGAGGCCGTTTTGCGCCACGGGGTTGGAGGACCGAATCTACGTGGCGTCTTTGGATTTGAACGTGGCCATTGGGAAAATTAAGGTGGGTGTGAATAGTAATAATGAGCAAGTGAGTGTGACGTGGGAGGTTGTGGAGGCACCGCGTGCTTTCCGTGAATTCTCTCCTTCTAGTTGCCAAATGCTCTATGCTTGA